The following are from one region of the Gryllotalpicola protaetiae genome:
- a CDS encoding nucleotidyltransferase family protein, which translates to MRPSIALAEHRDAVRSVVLSHRASNPRVFGSAARGEDSAESDLDLLIDPGDDTTLFDIGAIRHELLGLLGVPVDVVTPKALPPEFRERVLAEAVPV; encoded by the coding sequence ATGAGGCCGTCGATTGCACTGGCCGAGCATCGAGACGCCGTGCGTTCGGTCGTCCTCTCGCATCGCGCCTCCAATCCTCGGGTCTTCGGGTCCGCCGCCCGTGGCGAGGATTCTGCGGAGAGCGATCTCGATCTCCTGATCGACCCCGGCGATGACACGACCCTGTTCGATATTGGCGCCATCCGCCATGAGCTGCTCGGGCTGCTTGGCGTTCCCGTCGACGTTGTGACGCCCAAGGCGCTTCCGCCCGAGTTCCGCGAGCGGGTGCTCGCCGAAGCCGTGCCCGTATGA
- the mutM gene encoding bifunctional DNA-formamidopyrimidine glycosylase/DNA-(apurinic or apyrimidinic site) lyase, with protein MPELPEVEVVRLGLAPAVTGAVVTAVDVFDERAITRHDRARGSFADRLLGRRMLAPKRRGKFLWIPLDDGEALLAHLGMTGQLLLRESWARPQDEPHVRVRVELTHPSLHELAVFFRDQRTFGSLALDELTAADAGDLVPGQVAHIARDPLDPLCDDSAFLVALTRKSSAIKRVLLDQRAISGIGNIYADEALWAARIHPEQPANTLSRAKAKLLLAEIRLVLAKALTEGGTSFDSQYVNVNGQAGYFAHSLNAYGREGAPCPRCGTPIVRVSFMNRSSHFCPRDQRLR; from the coding sequence GTGCCTGAGCTCCCCGAAGTCGAGGTCGTGCGCCTCGGACTCGCCCCCGCAGTGACGGGTGCCGTTGTCACGGCGGTCGACGTCTTCGACGAGCGGGCGATCACGCGGCACGACCGCGCGCGCGGCTCGTTCGCCGACCGCCTGCTCGGGCGGCGGATGTTGGCGCCGAAGCGGCGCGGGAAGTTCCTCTGGATCCCGCTCGACGACGGTGAGGCTCTGTTGGCCCACCTCGGAATGACCGGCCAGCTGCTGCTGCGCGAGTCGTGGGCGCGCCCGCAGGACGAGCCTCACGTGCGGGTGCGCGTCGAGCTCACGCATCCGTCATTGCATGAACTCGCCGTGTTCTTCAGGGACCAGCGCACCTTCGGCTCGCTCGCGCTCGACGAATTGACGGCGGCGGATGCCGGCGACCTGGTGCCCGGTCAGGTGGCCCACATCGCCCGCGACCCGCTCGACCCGCTGTGCGACGACAGCGCTTTCCTCGTCGCGCTCACCCGCAAGAGCAGCGCGATCAAGCGGGTGCTGCTCGACCAGCGGGCGATCAGCGGCATCGGCAACATCTACGCAGACGAGGCGCTGTGGGCGGCGCGCATCCACCCGGAGCAGCCGGCGAACACGCTGAGCCGCGCGAAGGCCAAGCTGCTGCTCGCCGAGATCCGGCTGGTGCTCGCCAAGGCGCTCACCGAGGGCGGTACGAGCTTCGACAGCCAGTATGTCAACGTCAACGGTCAGGCGGGCTACTTCGCGCACTCGCTCAACGCCTACGGGCGCGAGGGCGCGCCGTGCCCGCGCTGCGGCACGCCCATCGTGCGGGTCTCGTTCATGAACCGCTCTTCGCACTTCTGCCCGCGCGATCAGCGGCTCAGGTGA
- the rnc gene encoding ribonuclease III has translation MPRGNTFESEGRPELDALQSRLGVDVDPELLTLALTHRSFAYENGGLPHNERLEFLGDSILGQAVTVRLYRDNPDLDEGALAKRRASVVSGVALAEVARALGLGEFLRLGRGEELTGGRQKVSILADTVEAIIGATYLSAGADAATALVLRLVSPLMSDPARFGAALDPKTALQELADERHMPAPVYEVASTGPDHAKLFSATVKVAGLATGHGEGTSKKHAEMAAALDAWTQATDTGGSAGGA, from the coding sequence ATGCCACGCGGCAACACCTTTGAATCTGAAGGGCGTCCGGAACTGGACGCCCTTCAGTCACGTTTGGGGGTCGACGTCGACCCCGAGCTGCTAACGCTCGCCCTGACACACCGCTCGTTCGCGTACGAGAACGGCGGGCTGCCGCACAACGAGCGCCTCGAGTTCCTCGGCGACTCGATTCTCGGGCAGGCGGTCACGGTGCGCCTGTACCGCGACAACCCCGATCTCGACGAGGGCGCGCTGGCGAAGCGCCGTGCGTCCGTCGTCTCGGGCGTCGCCCTCGCCGAGGTGGCGCGCGCGCTCGGCCTCGGCGAGTTCCTGCGGCTCGGCCGCGGCGAAGAGCTCACGGGCGGTCGGCAGAAGGTCTCGATCCTCGCGGACACCGTCGAGGCGATCATCGGCGCGACGTATCTCTCCGCGGGCGCCGACGCGGCGACCGCACTGGTGCTGCGCCTGGTCAGCCCGCTCATGAGCGACCCGGCCCGGTTCGGCGCCGCGCTCGACCCGAAGACCGCCCTTCAGGAGCTCGCCGACGAGCGCCACATGCCTGCGCCGGTCTACGAGGTGGCGAGCACGGGCCCCGACCACGCCAAGCTCTTCAGCGCGACGGTCAAGGTCGCCGGGCTCGCGACCGGCCATGGCGAGGGCACGAGCAAGAAGCATGCGGAGATGGCCGCAGCCCTCGACGCCTGGACGCAGGCCACCGACACGGGCGGTTCGGCAGGCGGTGCCTGA
- the rpmF gene encoding 50S ribosomal protein L32, which yields MAVPKRKQSRSNTRSRRSQWKAEVPTLVKTVENGRVTYSLPHRAKVVTDSQGTELYLEYKGRKVADA from the coding sequence ATGGCTGTTCCCAAGCGCAAGCAGTCGCGTTCCAACACGCGTAGCCGTCGCTCGCAGTGGAAGGCAGAGGTCCCCACGCTCGTCAAGACCGTCGAGAACGGCCGAGTGACCTACAGCCTCCCGCACCGCGCGAAGGTCGTCACCGACTCGCAGGGCACCGAGCTGTACCTGGAGTACAAGGGCCGCAAGGTCGCAGACGCGTAG